Proteins encoded within one genomic window of Prosthecobacter algae:
- a CDS encoding acylphosphatase translates to MIAKQVIYSGRVQGVGFRYSTKQIASGYEVTGSVKNLPDGRVQLQAMSHDGEELEGFLAAIDESNLGSLIKEREVSVIPAMPGQRGFSIER, encoded by the coding sequence ATGATTGCCAAGCAAGTCATCTACTCAGGTCGCGTCCAGGGCGTCGGCTTCCGTTATTCCACCAAGCAGATTGCGTCCGGTTATGAAGTGACGGGCTCGGTGAAAAACCTGCCCGATGGCCGGGTGCAGTTGCAGGCCATGTCGCATGATGGGGAGGAGCTGGAGGGCTTTCTCGCGGCGATTGACGAGAGCAATCTCGGTTCGCTGATCAAGGAGCGTGAGGTTTCTGTGATCCCGGCGATGCCAGGACAGCGGGGATTTAGCATTGAGCGCTGA
- a CDS encoding MBL fold metallo-hydrolase produces MSITFQVLGTADGDNAMFVQVDSGQSVERLLFDCGEGCLSSLPFGEILSLDQVFFSHLHMDHIAGFDSFFRATFNRTSKPNQLWGPPDTARILQHRFQGVLWNLQEEMTGSWRVCEVHPEEIQSARFELPEAFATRHEEAPRPRQRVIWEGVGVTVEAVTMEHRTPTLAYIIREKPRRNVDLTRLAALGLRPGPWMKNLKEASESATTVEIEGSMHSLEDLREKLIVETSGDTLAYLTDFLLDEAAMERLILALQGCRVIVCEGQYRHSDLDLAKKNFHMTTVLSATLAQRAQVDELVLFHLSDRYGREEWLEMLAEAREIFPNARFPTHWELGNA; encoded by the coding sequence ATGAGCATCACCTTTCAAGTTCTGGGAACCGCCGACGGAGACAATGCGATGTTTGTGCAAGTGGACAGTGGCCAGTCGGTGGAACGGTTGCTGTTCGACTGTGGTGAAGGCTGCCTGTCCTCACTGCCGTTTGGGGAGATCCTCTCCCTGGATCAAGTCTTTTTTTCGCACCTGCACATGGATCACATTGCGGGCTTTGATTCCTTTTTTAGGGCCACTTTCAACCGTACTTCCAAGCCTAACCAACTGTGGGGCCCACCTGATACCGCACGCATCCTGCAGCATCGATTTCAGGGGGTTCTATGGAACCTGCAGGAGGAGATGACAGGAAGCTGGCGCGTCTGCGAGGTCCACCCCGAAGAGATCCAAAGCGCCCGTTTTGAGCTCCCGGAAGCCTTTGCCACCCGCCATGAGGAGGCACCCCGGCCACGCCAGCGAGTGATCTGGGAAGGGGTGGGGGTGACGGTGGAAGCCGTGACGATGGAGCATCGCACACCGACCCTGGCCTACATCATCCGAGAGAAACCCCGGCGGAATGTGGACCTCACGCGGCTGGCGGCTTTGGGCCTGCGACCGGGCCCCTGGATGAAAAACCTGAAGGAAGCATCCGAAAGCGCGACCACAGTAGAGATCGAAGGCAGCATGCATTCACTGGAGGATCTGCGTGAAAAGCTGATCGTCGAAACCTCTGGGGACACCCTTGCCTACCTCACAGATTTCCTTCTGGACGAGGCCGCGATGGAACGCCTGATCCTAGCCTTGCAGGGCTGCCGGGTGATCGTCTGCGAAGGGCAGTATCGCCATTCCGACCTCGACCTAGCGAAGAAAAACTTTCACATGACCACCGTGCTCTCCGCCACCCTGGCCCAACGGGCGCAGGTGGATGAACTGGTGCTCTTCCACCTTTCTGACCGTTATGGCCGAGAGGAGTGGCTGGAAATGCTGGCTGAAGCCCGCGAGATTTTCCCGAATGCCCGTTTCCCCACCCACTGGGAACTTGGAAACGCCTAA
- the dnaK gene encoding molecular chaperone DnaK, whose product MSKILGIDLGTTNSCMAVLDGGKATVLENSEGARTTPSVVAFTKSGERVVGQAAKRQAVTNPRNTVFSVKRLMGRKFVELTEADKRMPYKIVAAANGDAHVQVEVGGETKTYSPQEVSAMILAKLKADAEAKLGEAITEAVITVPAYFNDSQRNATKAAGEIAGLNVRRIINEPTAAALAYGLDSKSDEKVAVYDLGGGTFDISVLEIGDGVFEVLATDGDTHLGGDDWDNTLITWIVNEFKTDSGIDLSGQPDALQRIKEEAEKAKIALSSSQSYDLNLPFITADATGPKHIMKTLTRAKMEQLTDSLFERTIKPVRECLAAAKLDASKIDELVLVGGMTRMPKVVETAKKLAGKDPHQGVNPDEVVAIGAAIQGGVLKGDVKDVLLLDVTPLTLSIETAGGVATPMIPRNTTIPKKHSQVFSTYADNQPGVEIVILQGERPMSRDNKTLGTFKLDGIPPLPRGQPQIEVTFDIDANGILHVSAKEKTTGKEQRISIQGSSGLSQDEIEKAKRDAEEHAEEDLKRKEAVEVKNKAEGLTFEIEKTLKEWEGKVPAEQLTPITDKVAALKSAVEAGDTDQMKAQTEELEKLFAAAYQAAAQAGATSATGGMPDMGGMAGAADAGAAASEPKSQDKGKVVDADFEVVDKDK is encoded by the coding sequence ATGAGCAAAATCCTCGGCATTGACCTCGGCACCACCAACTCCTGCATGGCCGTCCTCGACGGCGGCAAGGCCACGGTGCTCGAAAATTCTGAAGGCGCACGTACCACGCCTTCCGTCGTCGCTTTCACCAAGAGCGGCGAACGTGTCGTCGGTCAGGCTGCCAAGCGCCAGGCTGTGACGAACCCGCGCAACACCGTTTTCTCCGTGAAGCGCCTGATGGGCCGTAAGTTCGTTGAACTCACTGAGGCCGACAAGCGTATGCCTTACAAGATCGTGGCCGCCGCCAATGGCGATGCCCACGTGCAGGTGGAAGTCGGTGGCGAAACCAAAACCTACTCCCCCCAGGAAGTCAGCGCCATGATCCTGGCCAAGCTGAAGGCCGATGCCGAAGCCAAGCTGGGCGAAGCCATCACGGAAGCCGTGATCACCGTCCCTGCTTACTTCAACGACAGCCAGCGTAACGCCACCAAGGCCGCAGGCGAAATCGCTGGCCTGAACGTCCGCCGCATCATCAACGAGCCGACCGCTGCCGCCCTCGCTTACGGCCTGGACAGCAAGTCCGACGAAAAAGTCGCCGTGTATGACCTTGGCGGCGGTACCTTCGACATCTCCGTGCTGGAAATCGGCGACGGCGTTTTCGAAGTGCTGGCCACCGATGGCGACACCCACCTGGGTGGTGATGACTGGGACAACACCCTGATCACCTGGATCGTCAACGAATTCAAAACCGACAGCGGCATTGACCTCAGCGGCCAGCCTGACGCACTTCAGCGCATCAAGGAAGAAGCTGAGAAGGCCAAAATCGCCCTCAGCTCCAGCCAGAGCTACGACTTGAACCTGCCCTTCATCACTGCCGACGCCACCGGGCCGAAGCACATCATGAAGACCCTCACCCGCGCCAAGATGGAGCAGCTCACGGACAGCCTGTTTGAGCGCACCATCAAGCCGGTGCGCGAGTGCCTCGCTGCTGCCAAGCTGGACGCCAGCAAGATCGACGAACTCGTCCTTGTGGGCGGGATGACCCGCATGCCGAAAGTGGTGGAAACTGCCAAGAAACTGGCCGGCAAAGACCCTCACCAGGGCGTGAACCCGGACGAAGTGGTGGCCATCGGCGCTGCCATCCAGGGCGGCGTGCTCAAAGGCGACGTCAAGGACGTGCTTCTTCTGGACGTAACCCCGCTGACGCTCTCCATCGAGACCGCAGGCGGCGTGGCCACCCCGATGATCCCGCGTAACACGACTATCCCGAAAAAGCACAGCCAGGTGTTCTCCACCTACGCTGACAACCAGCCCGGTGTGGAAATCGTCATCCTTCAGGGTGAACGCCCGATGTCCCGCGACAACAAGACGCTGGGCACCTTCAAACTGGACGGCATCCCGCCGCTGCCCCGTGGCCAACCCCAGATCGAAGTCACCTTCGACATCGACGCCAACGGCATCCTTCACGTTTCCGCCAAGGAAAAGACCACTGGCAAGGAACAGCGCATCTCCATCCAGGGCAGCTCCGGCCTCAGCCAGGACGAGATCGAAAAAGCCAAGCGCGATGCTGAAGAGCACGCCGAGGAAGATTTGAAGCGCAAGGAAGCCGTCGAAGTGAAGAACAAAGCGGAAGGCCTGACCTTCGAGATCGAGAAGACGCTGAAAGAATGGGAAGGCAAAGTCCCGGCCGAGCAGCTCACCCCGATCACCGACAAGGTGGCCGCGCTGAAGTCCGCCGTCGAAGCTGGTGACACCGACCAGATGAAGGCCCAGACCGAAGAACTCGAAAAACTCTTCGCGGCTGCCTACCAGGCCGCTGCCCAGGCTGGCGCCACCAGTGCCACTGGCGGTATGCCCGACATGGGCGGCATGGCTGGAGCCGCCGACGCAGGGGCTGCCGCCTCCGAACCTAAGTCCCAGGACAAAGGCAAGGTCGTGGACGCCGACTTCGAAGTCGTGGATAAGGACAAGTAA
- a CDS encoding co-chaperone GroES gives MATAITPLGRRVLLKRSISEEKTAGGIFLPDTAKEKPQEAEVLALGTGKDDEGKDVSTLFTVKAGDKVLISKYGGTEVKVNGEDLLIVNETDILGIIA, from the coding sequence ATGGCTACCGCAATCACCCCGCTTGGACGTCGCGTCCTCCTCAAGCGCTCCATCAGCGAAGAAAAAACCGCCGGTGGGATCTTCCTTCCAGACACCGCCAAAGAAAAGCCGCAGGAAGCTGAAGTGCTCGCCCTTGGCACTGGCAAGGACGACGAAGGCAAAGACGTCAGCACGCTCTTCACGGTGAAGGCTGGCGACAAGGTCCTCATCTCCAAATACGGCGGCACCGAAGTCAAGGTGAACGGCGAAGACCTCCTCATCGTCAACGAAACCGACATTCTGGGCATCATCGCCTAA